The Streptomyces tendae DNA segment CTCGGCGATCCGCCACAAGATGACCGCGCTGGGCTTCAACGAGATGACCACGCCGATCCTGTCCGCGACCTCCCCCGAGGGCGCGCGCGACTTCGTGGTCCCCTCGCGTCTCAACCCCGGCAAGTTCTACGCGCTGCCGCAGGCCCCGCAGCAGTTCAAGCAGCTGCTGATGATCTCGGGCTTCGACCGCTACTTCCAGATCGCGCCCTGCTTCCGCGACGAGGACGCCCGCGCCGACCGCTCGCCGGGCGAGTTCTACCAGCTCGACGTCGAGATGAGCTTCGTCGAGCAGGAGGACGTCTTCCAGCCGATCGAGAAGCTGATGACCGAGCTGTTCGAGGAGTTCGGCAACGGCCGTCATGTGACGTCGCCGTTCCCGCGCATCCCGTTCCGCGAGGCGATGCTGAAGTACGGCTCCGACAAGCCGGACCTGCGGGCCCAGCTGGAGCTCGTCGACATCACCGACGTCTTCGAGGGCTCGGAGTTCAAGGCCTTCGCCGGCAAGCACGTGCGCGCGCTGCCGGTGCCGGACGTGTCCGGCCAGCCCCGCAAGTTCTTCGACCAGCTGGGTGACTACGCCGTCTCCCAGGGCGCGAAGGGCCTGGCATGGGTGCGCGTCGGCGAGGACGGCTCGCTGACCGGTCCGATCGCCAAGTTCCTCACCGAGGCGAACGTCGCCGAGCTGACCAAGCGGCTGGCGCTGGCCCCGGGCCACGCGGTGTTCTTCGGCGCGGGCGAGTTCGACGAGGTCTCCAAGATCATGGGCGCGGTGCGGGTCGAGGCCGCCAAGCGCGCCGGGCAGTTCGAGGAGAACGTCTTCCGCTTCTGCTGGATCGTCGACTTCCCGATGTACGAGAAGGACGAGGAGACCGGCGCGATCGACTTCTCGCACAACCCGTTCTCGATGCCGCAGGGTGGCCTGGAGGCCCTGGAGTCCCAGGACCCGCTGGACATCCTGGGCTGGCAGTACGACATCGTCTGCAACGGCGTCGAGCTGTCCTCGGGCGCGATCCGGAACCACGAGCCGGAGATCATGCTCAAGGCGTTCGAGATCGCGGGCTACGACCGCGAGACGGTCGAGGACAAGTTCGCCGG contains these protein-coding regions:
- the aspS gene encoding aspartate--tRNA ligase, with the protein product MHRYRSHTCGELRASDVGTDVRLSGWLHNRRDLGGILFIDLRDHYGITQLVARPGTEAYEALDKLSKETVVRVDGQVVSRGAENVNPDLPTGEVEVEVNAVEVLGTAAPLPFTINAEDGVNEERRLEYRFLDLRRERMHRNIMLRTQVISAIRHKMTALGFNEMTTPILSATSPEGARDFVVPSRLNPGKFYALPQAPQQFKQLLMISGFDRYFQIAPCFRDEDARADRSPGEFYQLDVEMSFVEQEDVFQPIEKLMTELFEEFGNGRHVTSPFPRIPFREAMLKYGSDKPDLRAQLELVDITDVFEGSEFKAFAGKHVRALPVPDVSGQPRKFFDQLGDYAVSQGAKGLAWVRVGEDGSLTGPIAKFLTEANVAELTKRLALAPGHAVFFGAGEFDEVSKIMGAVRVEAAKRAGQFEENVFRFCWIVDFPMYEKDEETGAIDFSHNPFSMPQGGLEALESQDPLDILGWQYDIVCNGVELSSGAIRNHEPEIMLKAFEIAGYDRETVEDKFAGMLRAFRFGAPPHGGIAPGVDRIVMLLADEPNIRETIAFPLNGNAQDLMMGAPTELEETRLKELHLSVRKPQPK